Proteins encoded within one genomic window of Candidatus Brevundimonas colombiensis:
- the pdhA gene encoding pyruvate dehydrogenase (acetyl-transferring) E1 component subunit alpha, producing the protein MAKAPAKSAQTTTPDKLPNTPTASKEDLLRFYREMVLIRRFEERAGQLYGMGLIGGFCHLYIGQEAVAVGVQESVKQGHDKIITGYRDHGHMLAAGMDPKEVMAELTGRSGGSSKGKGGSMHMFDVPTGFYGGHGIVGAQVALGTGLAFAGKYRGDDSVAFVYFGDGASNQGQVYESFNMAQLWKLPAIYIIENNQYAMGTSIERSSSTTELYQRGASFGIPGEQVDGMDVLAVRDATARAVKRAREGGGPFILEVKTYRYRGHSMSDPAKYRTKEEVDEVKKTRDPIDHLKMLLSAAKATEEELKVIDNEIKAIVAEAVQFAQESPEPDPSELYTDVYVEA; encoded by the coding sequence ATGGCGAAAGCCCCAGCCAAATCCGCTCAGACGACCACGCCTGACAAACTGCCCAATACGCCCACGGCGTCCAAGGAAGACCTGCTTCGCTTCTATCGCGAAATGGTTCTGATCCGCCGCTTCGAGGAACGCGCGGGTCAACTGTACGGCATGGGTCTGATCGGCGGCTTCTGCCACCTGTATATCGGCCAGGAGGCCGTGGCGGTGGGCGTTCAGGAGAGCGTCAAACAGGGCCACGACAAGATCATCACCGGCTATCGCGACCATGGCCACATGCTGGCCGCGGGCATGGATCCGAAGGAAGTCATGGCCGAGCTGACCGGCCGCAGCGGCGGCTCGTCCAAGGGCAAGGGCGGCTCGATGCACATGTTCGACGTGCCGACCGGGTTCTATGGCGGTCACGGCATCGTCGGCGCCCAGGTGGCGCTGGGCACCGGCCTGGCCTTCGCCGGTAAGTATCGCGGCGACGATTCGGTGGCCTTCGTCTATTTCGGCGACGGCGCCTCGAACCAGGGGCAGGTGTACGAGAGCTTCAACATGGCGCAGCTGTGGAAGCTGCCGGCCATCTACATCATCGAGAACAATCAGTACGCCATGGGCACGAGCATCGAACGCTCGTCCTCGACCACGGAACTGTACCAGCGCGGCGCCAGCTTCGGCATTCCGGGCGAACAGGTGGACGGCATGGATGTTCTGGCCGTGCGCGACGCCACCGCCCGCGCGGTCAAGCGCGCGCGTGAAGGCGGCGGCCCCTTCATTCTGGAAGTGAAGACCTATCGCTATCGCGGTCACTCGATGTCCGACCCGGCGAAATACCGCACGAAGGAAGAGGTCGACGAGGTCAAGAAGACCCGCGACCCGATCGATCACCTGAAAATGCTGCTGTCGGCCGCCAAGGCGACCGAAGAGGAGCTGAAGGTCATCGATAACGAGATCAAGGCGATTGTCGCCGAGGCTGTGCAGTTCGCGCAGGAAAGCCCTGAGCCGGATCCGTCCGAGCTCTATACCGACGTCTACGTGGAGGCGTAG
- a CDS encoding pyruvate dehydrogenase complex E1 component subunit beta: protein MTDILMPALSPTMEEGTLTKWHIKAGDAVSAGQVIAEIETDKATMEVEAVDEGEVLEILVPEGSENVKVNTPIARLAGEDGAAAPAPKAAETDAPKAAVEGKTGDPEKAPAQTATPKVELRDPEIPSDAKLVKTTVRDALRDAMAEEMRRDDRVFLIGEEVAQYQGAYKVSRDLLQEFGDQRVVDTPITEHGFAGLGVGAAMSGLKPIVEFMTFNFAMQAIDHIINSAAKTLYMSGGQIKASIVFRGPNGAASRVGAQHSQDYSAWYAQVPGLKVIAPYDAADAKGLLKAAIRDPNPVVFLEHEMLYGTEFDVPEVDDYVLAIGKAKVRREGKDVTITAHARMVGFALQAAEKLAEEGIEAEVIDLRTLRPLDHETIVESVKKTNRLVSAEEGWGPMGVGAEVVARVIEHAFDYLDAPPLRVHQEDVPLPYAANLEVLSLPGVDKIIAAVKQVMA from the coding sequence ATGACCGACATTCTGATGCCGGCGCTGTCCCCCACGATGGAAGAGGGCACGCTGACCAAATGGCACATCAAGGCGGGCGACGCCGTGTCGGCCGGCCAGGTGATCGCCGAGATCGAAACCGACAAAGCCACGATGGAAGTCGAAGCTGTCGACGAAGGTGAAGTGCTGGAAATCCTGGTGCCCGAGGGTTCCGAGAACGTGAAGGTCAATACGCCTATCGCGCGTCTGGCGGGAGAAGACGGCGCTGCCGCGCCCGCGCCCAAGGCCGCTGAAACCGACGCGCCCAAGGCCGCTGTAGAAGGCAAGACCGGTGATCCTGAAAAGGCCCCGGCCCAGACCGCGACGCCCAAGGTCGAGCTGCGCGACCCGGAAATCCCGTCGGACGCCAAACTGGTCAAGACGACTGTGCGCGACGCCCTGCGCGACGCCATGGCCGAGGAAATGCGTCGCGACGACCGCGTTTTCCTGATCGGCGAGGAAGTGGCCCAATACCAGGGCGCCTATAAGGTCAGCCGCGACCTGTTGCAGGAGTTCGGCGACCAGCGCGTCGTCGACACCCCGATCACCGAGCACGGGTTCGCCGGCCTGGGTGTTGGGGCGGCCATGTCGGGTCTGAAGCCGATCGTCGAGTTCATGACGTTCAACTTCGCCATGCAGGCGATCGACCACATCATCAACTCGGCCGCCAAGACGCTCTATATGTCGGGTGGTCAGATCAAGGCGTCCATCGTCTTCCGTGGCCCCAACGGCGCCGCCAGCCGCGTCGGCGCCCAGCACAGCCAGGACTATTCCGCCTGGTACGCTCAGGTTCCGGGCCTGAAGGTCATCGCGCCCTATGACGCGGCTGACGCTAAGGGCCTGCTGAAGGCCGCCATTCGCGACCCGAACCCGGTCGTCTTCCTCGAACACGAAATGCTGTACGGCACCGAGTTCGACGTGCCGGAAGTCGACGACTACGTCCTGGCCATCGGCAAGGCCAAGGTGCGTCGCGAAGGCAAGGACGTCACCATTACGGCCCACGCCCGCATGGTCGGCTTCGCGCTCCAGGCCGCCGAGAAGCTGGCCGAGGAGGGCATCGAGGCCGAGGTCATCGACTTGCGCACCCTGCGTCCGCTGGACCATGAAACCATCGTCGAGAGCGTCAAGAAGACCAACCGTCTGGTCTCGGCCGAAGAGGGCTGGGGGCCGATGGGCGTCGGCGCCGAGGTCGTGGCCCGCGTGATCGAACACGCCTTCGACTATCTGGACGCCCCGCCGCTGCGCGTGCACCAGGAAGACGTGCCGCTGCCCTACGCCGCCAATCTGGAAGTTCTGTCGCTGCCGGGCGTGGACAAGATCATCGCGGCCGTGAAACAGGTGATGGCATGA
- a CDS encoding DUF5076 domain-containing protein: protein MTEASEFMLKTPDSVAADPEAIELLRMWWSKEEPVMAVKPAFNDPIQFGRLLAYAARHMAHGYAVRHNHDETAAYHRILEGLSEVVKANDVRSVAEPTTQTGGNA from the coding sequence ATGACCGAGGCGTCGGAGTTCATGCTGAAGACGCCGGACAGCGTCGCGGCTGATCCCGAGGCTATCGAACTGCTGCGGATGTGGTGGTCGAAGGAAGAGCCAGTGATGGCGGTAAAGCCCGCCTTCAACGATCCGATCCAGTTCGGCCGTCTGTTGGCGTATGCAGCGCGCCACATGGCTCACGGCTACGCCGTGCGCCACAACCACGATGAAACTGCGGCCTACCACCGCATCCTCGAAGGCCTCAGCGAAGTGGTGAAGGCGAACGACGTTCGCTCCGTCGCCGAGCCGACAACGCAAACCGGGGGGAACGCCTGA
- a CDS encoding pyruvate dehydrogenase complex dihydrolipoamide acetyltransferase, which translates to MTDILMPALSPTMEEGVLAKWHVKVGDVVSAGDVIAEIETDKATMEVEAVDEGEVTDILVAEGTEGVKVNTPIARLKDEGGAAAPKAAEAPASKPQEAAKVEPAPAAEAAKPAPASAAPKADSGERIFSSPLARRIAAQNGVDLKSIKGTGPHGRIVKRDVEAAGKGSTQPAAAASASTAASAAAEPRKAQSLAQMGIPDGSYDLIPLDGMRKAVARRMVDSIQNVPHFPLFIDVEIDQLMAVRAKVNKMLEPQGIKVSVNDFVIKAAALALKAVPEANASYTPEGIAMHHNADVSMAVAIDGGLITPIIKKAETKGLAQIATESKDLAKRARERKLKPEEFQGGTFSVSNLGMFGIKQFTSIINEPQGCIMSVGAGEQRAVVKDGQIVAATVMTVTLTCDHRVVDGATGARFLQAFKPLIEDPVAMLA; encoded by the coding sequence ATGACCGATATCCTGATGCCGGCCCTGTCTCCGACCATGGAGGAGGGCGTTCTGGCCAAGTGGCACGTCAAGGTCGGGGACGTCGTGTCCGCCGGAGACGTGATCGCCGAGATCGAAACCGACAAGGCCACGATGGAAGTCGAGGCTGTGGACGAAGGCGAAGTCACCGACATTCTGGTCGCCGAGGGCACGGAAGGCGTGAAGGTCAACACGCCCATCGCCCGCCTGAAGGACGAAGGCGGTGCCGCTGCGCCCAAGGCTGCAGAGGCGCCTGCGTCCAAGCCGCAAGAGGCCGCCAAGGTCGAGCCCGCGCCCGCCGCCGAGGCTGCGAAGCCTGCGCCAGCGTCCGCCGCGCCGAAAGCCGACAGCGGCGAACGCATCTTCTCTTCGCCCCTGGCCCGTCGCATCGCCGCCCAGAACGGCGTCGATCTGAAGTCGATCAAGGGCACAGGCCCGCACGGCCGCATCGTCAAGCGCGATGTCGAGGCTGCCGGCAAGGGTTCGACCCAGCCTGCCGCGGCCGCATCCGCATCGACGGCCGCCAGCGCCGCAGCCGAACCGCGCAAGGCCCAGTCGCTGGCGCAGATGGGCATTCCGGACGGCAGCTACGACCTGATTCCGCTGGACGGCATGAGAAAGGCCGTCGCGCGTCGCATGGTCGACAGCATCCAGAACGTGCCGCACTTCCCGCTGTTCATCGATGTCGAGATCGATCAGCTGATGGCTGTGCGCGCCAAGGTCAACAAGATGCTGGAGCCGCAGGGGATCAAGGTCTCCGTCAACGACTTCGTCATCAAGGCGGCGGCCCTGGCCCTGAAGGCCGTGCCGGAGGCGAACGCCTCCTACACGCCCGAGGGCATCGCCATGCACCACAACGCCGACGTCTCCATGGCCGTGGCCATCGACGGCGGTCTGATTACGCCGATCATCAAGAAGGCCGAGACCAAGGGGCTGGCGCAGATCGCCACCGAATCCAAGGACCTGGCCAAGCGCGCCCGCGAGCGCAAGCTGAAGCCGGAAGAGTTCCAGGGCGGCACCTTCTCGGTGTCCAATCTGGGCATGTTCGGCATCAAGCAGTTCACCTCGATCATCAATGAGCCGCAGGGCTGCATCATGAGCGTGGGCGCGGGCGAGCAGCGCGCGGTCGTCAAGGACGGCCAGATCGTTGCGGCCACCGTGATGACCGTGACCCTGACCTGCGATCACCGCGTGGTGGACGGGGCGACCGGCGCCCGCTTCCTGCAGGCGTTCAAGCCGCTGATCGAAGATCCCGTCGCGATGCTGGCTTAA
- a CDS encoding glutathione peroxidase gives MTSVYDFSARAIDGTDVSLDRYRGQALLIVNTASKCGFTGQYDGLEALHRDFVGAPFEVLGFPCNQFGNQEPGRAAEIAAFCATSFDVTFPLFDKVEVNGPNRHPLYAWLTSQKRGFLGSQAIKWNFTKFLTDREGRVVARYAPQTEPSAIKADIEKLI, from the coding sequence ATGACTTCGGTTTATGACTTCTCCGCCCGCGCCATCGACGGCACGGACGTCTCGCTGGACCGCTATCGCGGGCAGGCGCTGCTGATCGTCAACACGGCGTCCAAATGCGGTTTCACCGGCCAGTACGACGGTCTGGAGGCGCTGCATCGGGATTTCGTGGGTGCGCCGTTCGAGGTGCTGGGTTTTCCCTGCAACCAGTTCGGCAATCAGGAACCGGGCAGGGCGGCTGAAATCGCCGCCTTCTGCGCCACCAGCTTCGACGTGACATTCCCCCTGTTCGACAAGGTGGAGGTCAACGGGCCGAACCGGCATCCGCTCTATGCCTGGCTCACCAGCCAGAAGCGCGGCTTTCTGGGCTCCCAGGCCATCAAGTGGAACTTCACCAAGTTCCTGACCGACCGCGAGGGCAGGGTGGTCGCCCGCTACGCCCCGCAGACTGAACCCTCGGCCATCAAGGCCGACATCGAGAAGTTGATCTGA
- the lpdA gene encoding dihydrolipoyl dehydrogenase, with translation MAAEFDLVVIGSGPGGYVAAIRASQLGQKVAIVERENLGGICLNWGCIPTKALLKSGEKFESLSHLKEYGLSASGASFDFDAIIQRSRGVAATMNKGVAFLMKKNKIEVIEGSAKLEKGAAAPKVVIALTAGGSRTVEAKSVMLAVGARARALPQIGLEADGDKIWAYRDALAPKKLPKSFVVIGSGAIGIEFASFYRALGAEVTVVEAVERIMPVEDEEVSKAAQKSFEKRGIKFKVGAKVTKVSKSASGVKVDVEIGGKAETLEAEVCISAVGITANTDGIGLEALGVELDRGHIKTDSHCQTNLPGLYAIGDCAGAPWLAHKASHEGIHAAEHIAGYKTPNVHSPIAGCTYAQPQVASVGMTEQAARAEKREVKIGRFPFRVNGKAVAAGEVDGFVKVIFDAKTGALIGAHMMGHEVTEMIQGFVTAITMEATEEDIQGIVYPHPTMSEAMHEAAMDAYGRVLHL, from the coding sequence ATGGCTGCTGAATTCGATCTCGTCGTCATCGGCTCGGGCCCCGGCGGTTATGTCGCCGCCATCCGCGCCAGCCAACTGGGCCAGAAGGTCGCCATCGTCGAGCGCGAGAATCTGGGCGGCATCTGCCTGAACTGGGGCTGCATCCCGACCAAGGCCCTGCTGAAGTCGGGCGAGAAGTTCGAGAGCCTGTCGCACCTGAAGGAATACGGCCTGTCGGCGTCCGGCGCGTCGTTCGACTTCGACGCCATCATCCAGCGCTCGCGCGGCGTCGCGGCGACGATGAACAAGGGCGTCGCCTTCCTGATGAAGAAGAACAAGATCGAGGTGATCGAGGGCTCGGCCAAGCTGGAGAAGGGGGCCGCTGCGCCCAAGGTCGTCATCGCGCTGACGGCCGGCGGTTCGCGCACGGTCGAGGCCAAGTCGGTCATGCTGGCCGTCGGCGCCCGCGCCCGCGCCCTGCCGCAGATCGGACTGGAAGCGGATGGGGACAAGATCTGGGCCTATCGCGACGCCCTGGCCCCGAAAAAACTACCCAAGTCGTTCGTCGTCATCGGCTCGGGCGCCATCGGCATCGAGTTCGCCAGCTTCTATCGCGCCCTGGGCGCCGAGGTGACGGTCGTCGAGGCGGTCGAACGCATCATGCCGGTCGAGGACGAAGAGGTCTCCAAGGCGGCGCAGAAGTCGTTCGAGAAGCGCGGGATCAAGTTCAAGGTCGGCGCCAAGGTGACGAAGGTTTCCAAGAGCGCGTCTGGCGTCAAGGTCGACGTCGAGATCGGCGGCAAGGCCGAGACGCTGGAGGCCGAGGTCTGCATCTCGGCCGTCGGCATCACCGCCAACACCGACGGCATCGGCCTGGAGGCGCTGGGCGTCGAGCTGGACCGCGGCCACATCAAGACCGACAGCCACTGCCAGACCAATCTGCCCGGTCTCTATGCCATCGGCGACTGCGCCGGGGCGCCCTGGTTGGCGCACAAGGCGTCGCACGAAGGCATCCACGCCGCCGAACACATCGCCGGCTACAAGACGCCGAACGTCCATTCGCCCATCGCCGGCTGCACATACGCCCAGCCGCAGGTCGCCTCGGTCGGCATGACCGAACAGGCCGCCCGCGCCGAGAAGCGCGAGGTCAAGATCGGCCGCTTCCCGTTCCGCGTGAATGGTAAGGCCGTGGCGGCGGGCGAGGTCGACGGTTTCGTCAAGGTGATCTTCGACGCAAAGACCGGCGCCCTGATCGGCGCTCATATGATGGGGCACGAAGTCACCGAGATGATCCAGGGCTTCGTCACCGCCATCACCATGGAGGCGACGGAGGAGGACATTCAGGGCATCGTCTATCCGCACCCGACCATGTCGGAAGCCATGCACGAGGCGGCGATGGACGCCTACGGACGTGTCCTGCACCTGTAG
- a CDS encoding low temperature requirement protein A encodes MRSLLRSRVAGEHARVGFVELFFDLVFVFAITQVSHGLLAHLTLLGALQAAMLLAAVWWAWVFTSWATNWLDPEREPVQIALFVLMGIGLVMSAALPHAFQENGLVFALAFAGIQVGRTAFMTWAMRDDPSLRLNALRILIWLVASAALWIAGGLAEPDQRLWFWLAALTVEYASPALYFYVPGLGRSRTDDWTIEGGHMAERVGLFVIICLGETLLISGATFGGLDWSSGAVWAAFVSAVLSTVAMWRLFFSQAHESASDAIMHSDDPGRMARRAYTYSPILVIAGIIVVAVSDELVLAHPSGNVATATALTLLGGPILFLLGTAVASWAIWRTVAWTRLVGCVVLATGWLVLPWVTPLILSIATTVVLIAVGLWETVRLGDAKTPV; translated from the coding sequence ATGCGATCGTTGTTGAGAAGCCGCGTGGCGGGCGAACACGCCCGCGTCGGGTTCGTCGAACTGTTTTTCGACCTGGTCTTCGTCTTCGCCATCACTCAGGTCAGCCATGGCCTGCTGGCACATCTGACGCTGCTGGGCGCTCTACAGGCGGCGATGCTCCTGGCGGCCGTCTGGTGGGCCTGGGTCTTCACCTCCTGGGCGACCAACTGGTTGGACCCCGAACGCGAGCCGGTGCAGATCGCGCTGTTCGTTCTGATGGGGATCGGCCTGGTGATGTCGGCGGCCTTGCCGCACGCCTTTCAGGAAAACGGCCTGGTGTTCGCTCTGGCGTTTGCCGGAATCCAGGTTGGGCGCACCGCCTTCATGACGTGGGCGATGCGCGACGATCCCAGCCTGCGTCTGAACGCCCTTCGTATCCTGATCTGGCTGGTCGCCTCGGCCGCGCTGTGGATCGCGGGCGGTCTGGCGGAGCCTGATCAGCGGCTGTGGTTCTGGTTGGCGGCCCTGACGGTCGAATATGCGTCGCCGGCGCTCTATTTCTATGTTCCGGGGCTTGGGCGTTCGCGGACCGACGACTGGACCATCGAGGGCGGCCACATGGCCGAGCGGGTGGGCCTGTTCGTCATCATCTGCCTGGGCGAGACGCTTCTGATCTCCGGCGCCACCTTCGGCGGTCTGGACTGGTCGTCGGGCGCGGTCTGGGCGGCCTTCGTCTCGGCGGTTCTGTCCACGGTCGCCATGTGGCGGCTGTTCTTCAGTCAGGCGCACGAATCCGCTTCGGACGCCATCATGCATTCCGACGACCCTGGTCGGATGGCGCGGCGCGCCTATACCTATTCGCCGATCCTGGTGATTGCGGGCATCATCGTGGTGGCGGTCAGCGACGAGCTTGTGCTGGCCCATCCGAGCGGAAACGTCGCGACAGCGACAGCCCTGACCTTGCTGGGCGGGCCGATCCTGTTCCTGTTGGGGACTGCGGTGGCCAGTTGGGCGATCTGGCGCACGGTGGCCTGGACCCGGCTGGTCGGTTGCGTTGTCCTGGCGACCGGCTGGCTGGTCCTGCCGTGGGTGACGCCGCTGATCCTCAGCATCGCCACGACCGTCGTGCTGATCGCGGTGGGCCTTTGGGAGACCGTGCGGCTGGGCGACGCCAAGACGCCCGTCTGA